One stretch of Novosphingobium pentaromativorans US6-1 DNA includes these proteins:
- the rnhA gene encoding ribonuclease HI — protein sequence MKQVDIFTDGACKGNPGPGGWGVLLRMGPHEKELSGGEPETTNNRMEMTAVIKGLNALIEPCEVVIHSDSKYVIDGMTKWIHGWRKKGWVNASKQPVRNADLWHELIEAVARHKVHWQWVRGHSGHVENERVDRLASDAAQSAGQ from the coding sequence ATGAAGCAGGTCGACATCTTCACCGACGGCGCCTGCAAGGGCAATCCCGGCCCGGGTGGCTGGGGCGTGCTCCTGCGCATGGGCCCGCATGAGAAGGAACTGTCCGGCGGCGAGCCGGAGACCACCAACAACCGCATGGAGATGACCGCCGTCATCAAGGGCCTCAATGCCCTGATCGAACCGTGCGAAGTGGTGATCCACAGCGACAGCAAGTACGTTATCGACGGCATGACCAAGTGGATCCACGGCTGGCGCAAGAAAGGCTGGGTCAATGCCAGCAAGCAACCCGTCCGCAATGCCGACCTGTGGCACGAGCTGATCGAGGCGGTGGCCCGGCACAAGGTGCACTGGCAATGGGTGCGCGGCCATTCCGGCCATGTCGAGAACGAACGAGTCGACAGGCTCGCGAGCGATGCCGCCCAGTCCGCAGGACAATAG
- a CDS encoding FUSC family protein → MADEWACVASVLLSIVFAHLIGAKMIAWAAFSAYVLLKSDVGETLLRGVLRMTGTSIGILLAVLLVPMAANSLPMAMVCAGVIGALGLYGMLTARRAYAWLLFGLTFEMILLDKLERPGLDTMDFAHTRLLEVAAGTMACTIVSIVAALLARQKWLGFKPDKPKRITWNPVAARHAAQAGVALAALPALHAILGLRELAQAGITILVVMIVPVSGIGPSGFIPVTRRLFHRALGSLAGGALALGVLAIAHGSPPLLIAGTCLGIVLGRHIENGLPSVTYIGLQFTLTVLIVLIPDSYENVAIEPALMRLASAFIGMIVLEPVLLAWHLIAPRKAAYAKQEP, encoded by the coding sequence ATGGCCGACGAATGGGCCTGCGTGGCATCGGTACTGCTCTCCATCGTCTTCGCCCACCTGATCGGCGCGAAGATGATCGCCTGGGCCGCATTCTCGGCATACGTCCTGCTCAAGAGCGATGTCGGCGAAACCCTGCTGCGCGGCGTGCTGCGCATGACGGGCACTTCCATCGGCATTCTGCTTGCGGTCCTGCTCGTGCCCATGGCGGCCAATTCGCTGCCCATGGCGATGGTCTGCGCGGGCGTGATCGGCGCGCTCGGCCTTTATGGCATGTTGACCGCCCGGCGCGCCTATGCCTGGCTGCTCTTCGGCCTGACCTTCGAGATGATCCTGCTCGACAAGCTGGAAAGGCCCGGGCTGGACACGATGGATTTCGCGCACACGCGCCTGCTCGAAGTCGCAGCCGGGACCATGGCCTGCACGATCGTGAGTATTGTTGCGGCCCTACTCGCCCGTCAGAAGTGGCTGGGTTTCAAGCCTGACAAGCCGAAGCGCATCACCTGGAACCCGGTGGCCGCACGCCATGCGGCGCAAGCCGGCGTGGCGCTTGCCGCCCTGCCCGCGCTTCACGCCATTCTCGGGCTGCGCGAGCTGGCGCAGGCGGGCATCACGATCCTCGTCGTGATGATCGTGCCGGTTTCCGGCATTGGCCCGAGCGGCTTCATCCCAGTCACCCGGCGCCTGTTCCATCGTGCACTGGGAAGCCTGGCGGGCGGCGCGCTCGCGCTGGGCGTGCTGGCCATAGCCCATGGCAGCCCGCCCCTGCTCATCGCCGGGACCTGCCTTGGCATCGTGCTGGGCCGCCATATCGAGAACGGCCTGCCGAGCGTGACCTATATCGGCCTGCAATTCACCCTGACGGTGCTCATCGTGCTGATCCCGGACAGCTACGAAAACGTCGCCATCGAACCTGCATTGATGCGGCTCGCCAGCGCTTTCATCGGCATGATCGTGCTTGAGCCGGTCCTGCTGGCCTGGCACCTGATAGCGCCGCGCAAGGCGGCTTACGCTAAGCAGGAACCCTAG